The DNA region CGCTCAGCGTCACCACGCGAATAGCCTCGTGCTCCATTGTTTCTACGCCGAAGCGGTATCGGTCGATGGCTTCGTTCTCGTCGTCTGAAGAGACAGCACGCAACGGTTCGACGATCGCTGTCAGCTCGAGATCCGTTCCCTCCACGCGGTGCACGCCGTCGCGCAGTTGCGGCGCTGCCCATGCCAGGCCCTTCGCTCCGTCCACGTCGCCTTCCAGCGAGACTGCCTGAAACATGCGAATGATCCCGCTCGCATTCACTTCCGCGCGATAGCCGCAGTCGAGCTTCATCGGGTCACCCGGCCGCGTGTAGAGCGACGCAGCGATGCGTTTGCGCATCATGGCCCACACGCCCGCGCGCTCGAACTCCGAACGCATTGCAGCCTGAATCGCAGCGCGGCCCGTACGCCTGCGTTCCTGCTTCACCTTCAACGGCTCGACGTACATGCGCATCAACTGCGCAAGTTCGGCGGGAATGCTCTCCGCCAGCGACGCGCGCGGCGCCGAGATTTGCAGCGAGTTCGAGAGCGTGTCTTCGAGCAACTGCATCACCGGCTTGGTGTCCGCTGCGCCAAGCCGTAGACGGTCGGCGATCTCGCCCTCCAGCGCCTCGAACAGCGCCGTGTCGGCCTCGGCGTCCATGCAGCGCACGCGTGCCCAGTCGCGAGTGAAGCGCACGACCGTCTCCGCCGATGCCGCGCCTGCCTCGCGCACGGCTTCCCGTAAGACAACGCCGATGTTGACGAACTCGCCCTTCACCACATCCGGCACATAGCGGATGAGGAAGAACTCGCATGGGATTCGCTCTGCCAATCGAACTCCTTCTAACTACATTACTAATCCTTCGCTGCTGTTTATCGCTGCAAACTGTCGTGGCACCGTGACCGATGCGCTGGTGTTCCACAATGGGAACGGGTTGCGCGTGGAGTCGCGGAAGGCCGCGATCATCTCGCGCACTCGCTCGCGCCGCGCGAGCAACTGCTCCATCAAACGCTCCAGCGCAGGCGCGTCGTTCGCGTACCACTCCGGCGGGACGACCTCCGCGATGCGCCACAGCGCGTCGGGGCGCATCTCCTCCACGCGCGTCAGCCACGGCTCGAAGCTCTTCCAGCCGGTCGCCCCGGCGTAGACCAGGTTGCGTTGGTAGACGCCGCGCAACGGCGAGTCGAGAAAATTCCACTCGCCTGCGTTGAAGCAGAACCCCTGGTCGATAAAGCTGGCGCGATACCGGCGTTCGCGTGGCCTGCGCTCGAAGACCGCCTGGCGGCCGTTCGAGTTGCCGGTCCACTTGTCGATGCACAGGATGCCCGCGAACTCGCGCAGGTTGCGCACCTCCTCAAGCTGCGGCTCCGGCAGGTAGTCAAGGACCTGTCCCGGCATCAGCCCGCCGACGAACTGCGAGCCAAACTGAAGCCCCGCGGTGTACGGCCGTCGCTGTTCGCTAAGGCCTTCCAGGCGCATCGCCGGCGTGTTGGCGATCAGCCACTGGGTCACCTCGACGACATCGCTGTTCGGTACGCTCAGTCCAATTGCTGCGGCAAGGCGCGTGGCGATCAGCTCGTTGGCCAGCACGCGCAGGTGCTGCGGATTGTTCTGGAACTTCACGACCCACAGCTTGCCGTCCGCGCCCAGCATCAACTGGCTCTGCGCCCCGCCGCGCATCCTTCGAATCGCCTGTACTGCAAGCACTGCCAAGCCGGTGAACTCCTCTGCGTTTGTTAGAGCAGGATACATGGGGAAAGCTGTCCGTTCTCCGTTCTTAGTTGTCAGAGACACCCAGGCAACCCAACAACTTTGTCATCCTGAGCGGAGCGTAGCGGAGTCGAAGGACCTGCATTTTGCTTTCCGGTGCATAGTAGCCGGAGGGAAGGCGAAAATGCAGGTCCTTCCCATTCGGCTTCGCTCAGGGCAAGCTCTTCGTGGCTACGCCACTGCGCTCAGGATGACAATTTTTGGGCGGGTGAGAAGGACTGAGAACGGACAACTAAGTCCCCGCCTTCGTCAGCATCTCCGCTCTCACCGCCTGCGCCACGGCCATTGCCATCACGCAGTCGTCGTGCGAGCCCGAAGCCGCGCCTGTGGCTCCATTGGGCATGTTGTTGTAGGTGCGGCACTCCTCCAGCAGGCGGCGCGAGTAGAAGATCTCCGGCGACTCCACCAGCAGCGCTCCCAGCCGCGCAATCATCGTGGGCTTGCTTGCCGCGCTGGTCAGCCAGCCTGCGAGCGCATTCTGCGCGTAGAGGTTTGTGTATCTCTCCCCGCTTTCGAGATACGCCAGCACGGCCGCCCCGTGATTGTTGCGTTCGACTGCGATCAGCGCGTTGTTAAACTCGCGAGCAAGCTGCGCGGAGGCCTGTGCGAGTTGCAGCGGATTGAGCCTCTCCCTCAGCTCCGCGCACTGCAATCCCTTCTCGCGCTCGATCACCTGCACGGCTGCATAGTCGCCGTCCGCGCCGCCACCCGCCGAGTCGACGGCGACGATGTACTGCTTGCCCGCAATCGCAGGCAGCCAGTAGAGCGTCGCGTCCTGTTGCGCGACCGGCGTTGGAAGCTCGTCGAGCCGCTTGAAGATCGTCTCAACCGCGAAGCAGCAGTTGCCGCTGGCCCTGAAGCAGGAGACGGCGTCCTCGGCGTACTCCTGCGCGCGCAGGCCGTGGAAGCTCGATTCCAGCGAGCGGCGAAAGCCGATCTGCCGCGGCGACAGGCCGTGCGTGGCAACCAGCGCCTGCTCTTCCCGGGTGTACCCGGATTCTGTAACCGATGTGGATACATATTCCGGTTCCAGCCACCAGGGAAAAAAGTGCTGGGCGGTATCGTTCATACTGGCGCGGCTCCACTCGTCGTAGAAGCAGCCGCCCGCGCCGTTGGGCGTGGACTCGATCACCAACTCTCCAGCCGGCGCCAGCGCCGCGCGCAGACCCGCGAGCGCCTCCGCCGCGTCGCCCGGCCAGCGGCTCACCTCGCTCAGGTGCAGGTTCTGGATGGAGAGCCCGCGCCCCGCGCCGGGGTCGCCCGCGCTGACGATGCGGAACTCGCTGTCCAGCTCCGGAAAACACATCTGTCCAACGTTGGCGCGGCTGCGGCGCAATGGACCCTCGCGCCACTCGTCGGGCAGGTGCTCCCAGAAGCGCTGCACCATGCGGAAGATCCCCTCCGCGGCCTCGCGCGTGTGCGCCACCTGCACGGTCAGCACGCCGCGCGCGGTGATGGTCTTCATAAAGAAGCGCGCGGCGATCCAGGTGGTGATTCCCATCTGCCGGGCCTTCAGCACAATATTTTTTTGTCCGCGCGCGGCCTCGAAGGCGCACTGTGCGGGGTTGGCAGTAAGAGCAACGATCTCTCCAGTGCGGCTGCGGACTTTGATGTACCGATCGATTGCGTGAATCATCGCCTCCGGGTCATGCGCGATCTCGCGGCCCAGGCAGAGGAGGGCTTCTACATCTTTCATTGGTTCACCGAATGTTTGTTGCGTTGCGATTGGTATGCCGTGAATGAATGCACTCAAGCAATGCGGTTCGCGCTTCGCGCGGATGGCCCACATCTGGCGATGAAGCTGCCAGATGTGGGGCACCCGATTTGTCGCCGAACACCGGCATCGTGCGTTTACATCGCCCAGTGGCACCCCGACACGTTCTTCGGGTTGGGCACGTCATGCAGCGTCACGGTTGCGTTCGCGGGAACCGTGACTGGTGTCGCGAGTCCGTTGATCGGCTGGTTGGGCTGTCCCGTGATGGTCAGTGTGTAGGCCGACTGCGGGTTGGTGATGGTGTACTCCGCCCCGCTCGGTCCGGTGCAGTCGGGCATGGTCCATGCGGCGTTGGCGGTGATGGCCGCGGTCACGGCGCCATCTCCACTGGCCAGCGTGTAGGTGGAGGCGGTGACAGCGTTCGCGTTGGTCAGCGTGTAGCCGAAGTAGTAGTTCAGCGTATTGCTGGCCGCGGTCGCCATCATCTGCTGTCCGGTCTGCGTGGGGTGCAGATGGTCGCCCTGGAACGATGCTCCAAGGTTCGCGCCATCGGCGCCCAGCAGCGGGTTTGCCGCGAAGTCGACGACGCCGGCCGCCCCCGCCAGCTTTGCGCGTTGCAGAATCATGTTGTCGAGGTTGTCCTTGTTCACATCGCCCGTGTTGCCGTTCGGGTCGGTGCCTGGTCGCGAGAGCATCGTGCCAACGAAGACAGTGCAGCCTGCGTCCTTGAGTGTGCCGATCTCGCCGGCGATCTCGCGGAAGACCTCTTCGGCGGTGCGCGTGCCGTAGCCGAAGTCGTTGGTGCCGAGCAGGAGGACCGCGACCGAGCTTGCGCCCGTCGATGTCCTGCAGCTTAGCGCCGCGCGGTTGGACTCCGTGCCGTTCACCTCGATGGCTTTGATTCCGCTGATGCCCCAGTTCCTGATGGTGTATGCGGGCTGGCCGGTGAGCGACAGCAACGACGGCCACGGCGAAGAGACGCCTGCGCCGTAGGTGATCGAATCGCCGATGGCATGCAGCTGTGGCGCAATGGGGCGCGTGACCGGCGGTGCCACCGCGACGCCTCGCGTGACGATGTCAGAGCGAACTGCGGCGGTCGCCGAGCGTACCTGCTCGGGGGTCAGCGCGCTTGCGTAGGTCAGCACGCGGTACATGGTCTCGCTCGCGCCTCCGGTCCAGTAGCCCGCGCCGCTGGCGCCGAGGAAGAGGTTTCCGCTGCTCTGCGCGCCGGCGGAGCGGCCCTGCGTTCGGTAGCCGCCTACTTCGTTGCCGTCGATGTAGAGCTGGTCGACCGTCGAGTCGGCCGTGCTGCCCGTGACATATGCGACGATGTGGAAGCCCGAGAACCTGGCATCGCCGACCGTCGTCGAACCGCCGTTGCTCCACACCGATGGGCTGAAGACCAGCGAGTAGTTGTCTCCGCCGATCGAGTAGAAGAGCATGAGATTCAGCCCGTTCGATCCCATGCTGCTGGTCATGATCGCCGGCCAGTTTGTATTTGCCGGAGCGTTGACCAGCGGATCGAGGTATACCGCAGCGACGACGGTCCGGGTGCCGTTCAACGCCGCCGGCAGGGCGACGTTGGAGCCTGCGGGGAAGTGCAGGCCGGTGCTGACCCAGTTCGGCGCGGCCGCTCCCGTACCCAGCGCGCCGTTGTTGCCGTTGCCGCTCTTGTCGGTGAGCACGGAGCCCGAGCCCTGCATGAAGTCGTAGTCGGCAGTTGCGCCCTGCGGCACGCTGACGCTGGAGCCCGTGGTGCCTCCGCCAACCGGAGTGGCCCATGTGCCGTCTTCGCGCAGGTAGCGCGTTGTGCCCGCCGTCGCTCCAGGGTCAGGCACTGCGCCCGGCGCATGAGAGGCGCCCGATGCGTGGAAGACGGGAAGCTGCGATGCCGCGACGGAGCCATTGATGGTCGTTGCGTTCAGCGTTCCGGCGTTGATGGTTCCGGCGGTGAATGCCTGCGGCGTAAAGCTGTAGCCGGTGCCGCGCAGGCTCATGTTGAATGCGCTGGTCTGCGGCTGGAAGCTGAACGTGTCCACGCCTGCGTTGGAGTCCAGCTCAAACAGGTTGTAGCCGGAGTTCCACCTGCCGCAGCCGTGCGAGTTGCAGTGGATGCTGAAGACGCTCTGTTCCCCGGCCTGCGCCACCATCGTCCGCTTCCAGATACCGTCGGCGAAGTAGGCCATGTCGGGAGCGGCGTGAGTGCCTCCGTTGCCGAAGTAGCTCGTGGCAGGTGTCGCGTTGCGGATAACCCAGCCGTGCAGGCCGGGGCCGTTGTTGCCTTCGTACTGAATGCCTGCCTGCTGGTAGTTGTCGGGGCGCGGCGCGATCTGGGAGACGTACTCCAGGTCGGCGGCCACCTTCTGCTGGTGGTAGTGCGGCTGCTCCACGGTGTCGCCCGCGGCCCACGCAACCGTGTTCGGGGCAAGCTGCATAGTCCCATCCACCAGTTTGGTTGCCGGGTTCATCACGCTGAGCACCTCGGCCATGGGATAGAGCGCATAGCCGCCGGTGAGCAGCGAAACGCTGCCTCCGCTGCTGGTGCTGTTGGCTCCCGTCTGCGCGTAGGTCAGTGTGTTGGGGCCAGTCGTGGTGACGGCGAAGCTGCCGTTGTAGCTTGAGTCGGTCATGCCCGTCACGTTGACCGTAAGCCCGTTCAGGTCGTAGTTCATGTTGCCCGCCGTCGTCAGCGTAACGACGTTGCCGTTGCGCACGGCCGAGGCGACGGTAAGCAAGATGTTGGCATAGCCCGTGGTCTTGTCCATCAAACCCGCGACCTCCGTCGCTCCGCCGGAGTAGTAAAGGCCGGTGGCCGAGTAGGAGCCGATGACGGGAAAGACCTGACGGATGCGGCTCGCGGTATCGACCGTCTGCTCCAGTCCATAGCCGCACAGGCCGCCGATGGCGACCGTTGCGTTGGCGAAGTGCGCCTTGTTGAGCGTGAACTGAAGATGCGTTCCATCAACCACGGTGTAGTTGGCCGTCTCGAAGTCTTCGATTCCTCCCGAGGCGACCGAGGGATCGGAGATGCAGGCGACCCCGCTCGATGCGGGCGCTGCTGCTGTGTTGGAGGCAAAGCCGGAGGGCAGTCCCGTCGTGGCAATCGCCACCGTGACCGTGCCGGGGGCAAGGTTGTTGGACTGCGATGGCACCGCCGCGGCGATGCTGAAGAAGGTGCTGACGGGAAAACTTGTTCCGGTGAAAGATACCGAGGCGTTGGGTGCGCTGATGCCGGGGCCGACGAGCGAGCCCGCGGTGAGCACCTTGGCGGGATTGGTATCGATGAGAAAGCGCCCGTCGCCCTGCGTGCCTGCGTCGACGGTTGCGTTCACCGTCACCGACGACGCTCCGGTGGTGCAGGAGAGGGCGCAGGTGCCCGCAAAGACGCGGGAGTCCTCGCGGATCTGGAGGTCGAAGGGGTGCGCGCCTTCGTCGGCGGAGTCGCGCACGCCGCCCGAAGCCAGGATGAACTGGCTGCCGATAAGGCAGTCTCCAACGCCAAAGCAGTTGGTCGCCATGGGCGCGAGCACATGTTGCCCCTGCGTGTTATATGTGCCGTTGACGGTCAGCGCGCTATAGTTCGTCTTGAAGTACGGGACGGCGCCAATCTTCTCGGGAAACTGGTTCTGGCCGCCGGTAAGGGCGACGTGGTCGATGGCAAGGCCGATGGAGGCAGGGACCTGGTTGCCGCTGAGCTGGTGAACGGCCGCTCCACCGCGCGTGGAGGTCACGTTGATGACCTGCCCCGTCTCGGTGCCCGGGGTCAGTGCATTCTCGGGGTTCAGGTAGCTGTCGCGACGGCCGCCAAGACGGCGGTCTTCGACGTGGGTCTGGTCGTTCCATTGCGATGGCGTATAAGTCTCGGTGGAGCCGTAGCTTTGCTCGGCGACGATGTCGCAGCCGGAGGCGCACTCGCCATTGGAGGCTGCGTTGGCGATGCCGTTGTCGCCGCGTCCGCTCTGGAACTGGCTGGCGTACCTGGTGCCGTTCATGCGGTTCACCTGGAGCTCGGTCGCGGGAGGCTGGGCCACGGTCTGCGTTGTAAATGGCAGCGTGGAGACCTTCTGCGAGATACCCGACGCGACGGCGGTGATGGCCGTATCGACGTAGCTCTTCGTCGCAGCCTGCGGCGCTGCCGTGGGATCGCCTGCGAGCACGAGCGGGCCGGTCATGGTGTCGCCGGCCTTCAGCACGTAGGGGTTCGAGGTGTCGAGCGGATGCCCGGCGACAGCGGCGGCGATCGCCGTATCGACATAGCTCTTGCTGACGGCCTGCATGGCAACCGACGTGGGCAGTACCGTCGAGCGGATGGCGCTGATATGCACCGGCGAAGAACTTGCCGGGACCACCCAGTACTCGCGGTTCACGCTGCCGTCGTCGAGGTGATAGACGACGGTGTAGTAGGTGCCCAGCGGCATCGCGCCCGCGTTGGGCGTCAACGGCACGCTTAGCAGGCCGCCCGCGCCGATCACGGCAGAGGTGCTGCCCGCGCCGATCGACTGGCCGCTCGGCGTGGTAAAGGCTGGCCAGCTCACGATCACGGTCCCGCCTGCCGGCGTTCCGTCGGCCCGGTAGATCGTATCTGTAACCGGTGTAGTTACAACCTGTGCGAGCGCGCAGATGGCGAACGCTAGAAGCGTGACGGGAGCGGCGAGCAGTATGCTCACAGCGGTCCCACGTCGTCGTATCCAGTGCATGGGCGGTCCTTCTTTCTGTTTGAGAGGTCGAAAATTTCAGTGATTGCGCTAAGCGGGCAGATAGCTGCGATAGCAGAGCACGCTCTCGCCGTCGGTGGCGTCGCGTGTAACCAGGGCGCGAAAGGCCCCTGCGAGGCGTATCTGCTCGAGCGTCCCGGCGAGCGTCCCGGCGGTCTCCGCGGCCCCGTGCATGGCCTGCAGGCGCGGGTAGTAAAAGAGGATGCGGTCGCCCTGCTCGCCTTCCATGACGAAGAGGGCCGACCACTCCTGGAAGAAGCTGGAGCCCTCGCGGTCGACGAAGCCCGCCACGCGGCTGAGCTTCATGCCAGTTGCGGGAACGCCCGCGGGCAGCGGCGCTTCAAGCTGCAACGTTCCTCCGGCCGTATCGACCGAGGCGATGCGGGCAACGTTCAATGAGATGCGACGGACAAAGTTAATGTCGCCTCCCGCGTCTGCTGCATCGCGCACATAGGCCCCGCTGATGCCGCTGCCGATGAAGCCGGTCTGGCCGGTGTAGTCGGCATCGACAACAATAAAATCGCCGGAGCTGAACTGCGAGGCCGCGCTGCCCATATTGATGGAGCCGGCGGTCGAGCCGGGTTGCAGCGCTGTTGCCGTGGTCGAGGCGAGCAGGTTGAGCTGTTGCGTTCCGCAGCTAAGCGCAAGCTGGACCTTGCCCCAGGTGGAGAACTGAAGCTCGACCGTCGCGTCGGCCTCCGCCCGTACCTGCGTGGAGGCCAGCGCGGGCGCGCCTGTCCGCAGCGGAACGATGCCGGTCTTTGCGCCTTCTGCGTTGCTGCGGCGGAAGTTGGCGCACCAGCCGAGATCGATCCACGGCGCGGGCGGAGTGTCGAGCGCGAAGCGTCCGTTCTGCGCGCTATCGAACGCAGCCGGAGTGCCGGATGCGCGGTCAACCGGGGCGAAGTAGGCGCGAACGCGGCGGGTGGTGGGAGTCGTATTTGCGCTCATCGCTCTCCTGCTTCCTGGTAGCTGAAGACATCGACCGTGGCGATGCGGCCCAGGCGCGCGCCGCTGGTCTGTGACGGCGCGAAGGTCACATCGCTCCAGAAGATGTTTGTCTGCATGGGCGCCTGGTTCGCGTAGTTCATCTTTGCTGCGTGCTGCGGCGCTGCGTTGAGCGCGGCTGTAAGCTCGGAGTCCATGGCGGAGAGCAGGCGGCCGCGGTCCATGCCGCCGTTGCCGGAGTTGCCCCCGGTGGCGTAGCGGATCTCACAGCGCAGGGCGGCCAGCGGCAGCGGGCTTTGCTGCGCGTCGATTCCGGTGTTCGTCCAGCGCAGGACGAAGGTGTCGTCGTGGTCGAAGCTGGAGGAAAACTCATTCTCTTCAACCAGCACTGCCGGCCGCGACTGCCCCCGCACGGCCACGGTTCGCGCGGGATTGACCGCAGCGATGCGGTCGCGGAGCGTGATGTAGAAAGTGTCTTTAGCGTTCTGCATCGATTTGTAACCCTTTCGGTTGCGTGTGCGGAGCTACGGTTCGCTCGCCATACTGAGCGAAGCGAACAATCTCAGTAGTTTTTTTGTGCCATGAAAGCGAGGGGGTGTTCCCGCACCCTTCACTGCGTCTCGACTCTTGTCATCCTGAGCGGAGCGGCGTAGCCGCGCAGTTGAAGGACCTGCATTCGGCCGAACAATCAGGGGAAGCAAAAATACAGGTCCTTCGACTCGCCTTCGGCTCGCTCAGGATGACAAAGTTTCGTGGTGGTTCATCCCGCCCCTCGCTTACTGCCTTAGCCAATAAGCTGCCCGAGGCCCGTGCTCGAAGGATGGGGCATCCGGCTCAGATGTTCTTTGTTGCTTCGCTGAGCGTGAGCCGGTAGCCGCAGACGGTTCCTCCTGCCTCGATCTCCTCAACGGAGAGAATTGCGAGCAGCGTATCGTCGACCAGGATGCCGAAGGCCGTCGCAAACAGCGCATCGGCGGCGGCGAAGCTGCCGGAGCCGGTGAGCGCTTCAATGGTGGTTGCCGAAAGCAGCAGCTCGCGCTGCCGCGCGCCGTTCTTTGCGGGTCTGTCTGATGCGGTACGGAAGACGGCGGGCGTCAGCTCGATGTCCTGAAACTGCGGCGTGGCGAGGCCGAGTTGCTCCGTGTTGTCGCCTGCGATGGCTGGCGCGGGTGTGCGCAGCATCACACTGCGCGGGCGCGCGTTGCGCAGCAGGGTATCGAGCGCGCGGCGCGCGGCTTCGGCGTTGCGTTGCGAGTCGATCATGTCAGCCCAGCCTCTCTGACACATAGGGGCGAAGCAGCGTCTGCACCTCGGCATCGACGAGCACGCCGGCGAAGTAGTCCACCTGCAGCGTGTCGACGCGATTGCTCTTGACGTTGAGCGCGGGCGTGGCCTGCGCGTTCTTCACGATCTGTGCGCAGGCGATCTTGATCGCAGCGGGAATCTCGGTGCAGCCCGCGGTGTAGATGATCTCGACTTCGTTGGCGCACATGCCGAAGATGTTTACGGGCAGCGTGATCTCGCCGGCAGAGAGGTTGACGTCGACGGCGGTGATGTCGAGGATGCTCCAACTGCCGGGCAGGCTGAAGGCCCAGGCAACGTGCGCGAAGAAGGGATCGTTGAGCTCGCCGCGTCGCGGACGGCCGTAACGGACGCGGACCTGGACGAGAGGAGAGTCGGAGCCAGCGGCGGCAGCAAGCGGGCGGTTGCTCAGGCGGATGCTCTGCGATCCTGCCGTGAGACGCACGTTCTCGACATACTGCGTGACGGCGAGCGAAGTGCGGCGGCAGTGCGCGTCGATCAGCGCCGAGGCCGCGGCGATCCAGCTATCGGCGGTCTCGGCGCTGAGACCGTACTGGACGTATTCGGTTGGGGATAGATAGGGCACTGGCGATCGCCTCCTCTTTCGTAAAAGCAATGGAGGCAGGCACATATTTGTGGCTGCTCCGTTTTGGGGATACAGGCTGGTTTGGCCCGCATGGTTCGATCTGAAGCTCGAATAAACCCACATCTCAAAATCGAGATGTGGGGCACCCGGGATTTCCACTTTGTCATCCTGAGCGGAGCGCAGCGGAGTCGAAGGATCCGTATTTTGCTTTCCCGGTAACGAATTCGGTAAGGCAGAAAGAATGCAGGTCCTTCGACTCGCCTTCGGCTCGCTCAGGATGACAATTTTTGAGGTAGGTGGGAGGGCTTCTACCCGCTCCTGTCTCCTATTCCCTGCTTTTACCGGTTGACCAGCACCTGGTAGTGCGCATAGCTGGCGCCCTTCACGACGAGCCCGCCGAACTTCACCACGACGTACTGCGAGGCGAGCGAGCCGGGGACGCCGAGCTGGAAGATGCGCGGGTTCGGGTCGGAGAGCCAGTGGTACTCGATCATGTCTTCGGTGACGATGTAGGCGGGCAGCACGGCCGAGCCGGAGCCGGGCGTGCCGGTGTAGGGCAGCGTCCACTCGGGGATGAGCGGGAGATCGCCAGCCTGCGTGGAGAGCATCTTGACGGTGAAGCCTGAGGTGATCTCCCTAGTTCCGAGCACGACGTTGAACTCGTTCTTCATCTCGCGGTCGATCAGGTCGAGCAGCACGGGATTGGCGTAGATCGCGGTGGGGCGCACGCCGTAGGAGGTGTTCGCCAGCATCTGCGCGACGGTGGACTTGAGGCCGTCGACGATAGACCCCGTGGTGCCGATGGTGGTGGTGTTGCCGCCGGCTGCGATCTGCTGGCCCGCGCCATAGTACTGCGCCGTCGTCGGCGAACTCAGCGAGGTGTCAGTGCCGTTCCACAGCGCGATGTCGTGTGTGCGCAGAACGCCGTCGACGGTGTCGGTCAAGTCCTTCGCTTGCAGGTAGGCGAACTGCGACTGCTGCTGGCCCAGCTCCATGTCGAAGAGGTTGTAGTTGATCTGCGCAACCAGCGCCTTCAACGGAACGCTGCGCTCGACGCGGGTCGGCGCGACGAGAGGAGCGACGATGTTGCGCGGGTCGACGAAGCCAGAGGAGGCAGAGGGCGAGGGGATCGCCGTCTCTTCAAAAAAGCGCGAGGGGTGGCCGGTGGCGGGCACCTGCTTGATGCGGCGGCCGAAGATGCCGCGCCGCTGCACGAGATCGGTGATCTCAGACTGATAGGCGGGGACCTCGATGGCTCCGGGCCCGAGGAAGTCGGCTGCGGCGTGGATCTCGGTGAAGTTCGCGTTCATGGTGTTCCTTTCAATGGAGAAGGCGCAGCTTTTGGCCGCGCCTTTGTGTGTGAAAACGGTTCGATCTACGTGGGGTATGGGCGAAATGCGGGTCCTTCGACTATGGCGCTGCGCGCCTCCGCTCAGGATGACAATTCCTCAAGGTCGCCCTCTGTCTTAGCTGAGGAGGCCGTT from Acidobacteriota bacterium includes:
- a CDS encoding DUF3037 domain-containing protein, with translation MAERIPCEFFLIRYVPDVVKGEFVNIGVVLREAVREAGAASAETVVRFTRDWARVRCMDAEADTALFEALEGEIADRLRLGAADTKPVMQLLEDTLSNSLQISAPRASLAESIPAELAQLMRMYVEPLKVKQERRRTGRAAIQAAMRSEFERAGVWAMMRKRIAASLYTRPGDPMKLDCGYRAEVNASGIIRMFQAVSLEGDVDGAKGLAWAAPQLRDGVHRVEGTDLELTAIVEPLRAVSSDDENEAIDRYRFGVETMEHEAIRVVTLSDLARMAETARLELRA
- a CDS encoding terminase, producing MWAIRAKREPHCLSAFIHGIPIATQQTFGEPMKDVEALLCLGREIAHDPEAMIHAIDRYIKVRSRTGEIVALTANPAQCAFEAARGQKNIVLKARQMGITTWIAARFFMKTITARGVLTVQVAHTREAAEGIFRMVQRFWEHLPDEWREGPLRRSRANVGQMCFPELDSEFRIVSAGDPGAGRGLSIQNLHLSEVSRWPGDAAEALAGLRAALAPAGELVIESTPNGAGGCFYDEWSRASMNDTAQHFFPWWLEPEYVSTSVTESGYTREEQALVATHGLSPRQIGFRRSLESSFHGLRAQEYAEDAVSCFRASGNCCFAVETIFKRLDELPTPVAQQDATLYWLPAIAGKQYIVAVDSAGGGADGDYAAVQVIEREKGLQCAELRERLNPLQLAQASAQLAREFNNALIAVERNNHGAAVLAYLESGERYTNLYAQNALAGWLTSAASKPTMIARLGALLVESPEIFYSRRLLEECRTYNNMPNGATGAASGSHDDCVMAMAVAQAVRAEMLTKAGT
- a CDS encoding SGNH/GDSL hydrolase family protein, which encodes MHWIRRRGTAVSILLAAPVTLLAFAICALAQVVTTPVTDTIYRADGTPAGGTVIVSWPAFTTPSGQSIGAGSTSAVIGAGGLLSVPLTPNAGAMPLGTYYTVVYHLDDGSVNREYWVVPASSSPVHISAIRSTVLPTSVAMQAVSKSYVDTAIAAAVAGHPLDTSNPYVLKAGDTMTGPLVLAGDPTAAPQAATKSYVDTAITAVASGISQKVSTLPFTTQTVAQPPATELQVNRMNGTRYASQFQSGRGDNGIANAASNGECASGCDIVAEQSYGSTETYTPSQWNDQTHVEDRRLGGRRDSYLNPENALTPGTETGQVINVTSTRGGAAVHQLSGNQVPASIGLAIDHVALTGGQNQFPEKIGAVPYFKTNYSALTVNGTYNTQGQHVLAPMATNCFGVGDCLIGSQFILASGGVRDSADEGAHPFDLQIREDSRVFAGTCALSCTTGASSVTVNATVDAGTQGDGRFLIDTNPAKVLTAGSLVGPGISAPNASVSFTGTSFPVSTFFSIAAAVPSQSNNLAPGTVTVAIATTGLPSGFASNTAAAPASSGVACISDPSVASGGIEDFETANYTVVDGTHLQFTLNKAHFANATVAIGGLCGYGLEQTVDTASRIRQVFPVIGSYSATGLYYSGGATEVAGLMDKTTGYANILLTVASAVRNGNVVTLTTAGNMNYDLNGLTVNVTGMTDSSYNGSFAVTTTGPNTLTYAQTGANSTSSGGSVSLLTGGYALYPMAEVLSVMNPATKLVDGTMQLAPNTVAWAAGDTVEQPHYHQQKVAADLEYVSQIAPRPDNYQQAGIQYEGNNGPGLHGWVIRNATPATSYFGNGGTHAAPDMAYFADGIWKRTMVAQAGEQSVFSIHCNSHGCGRWNSGYNLFELDSNAGVDTFSFQPQTSAFNMSLRGTGYSFTPQAFTAGTINAGTLNATTINGSVAASQLPVFHASGASHAPGAVPDPGATAGTTRYLREDGTWATPVGGGTTGSSVSVPQGATADYDFMQGSGSVLTDKSGNGNNGALGTGAAAPNWVSTGLHFPAGSNVALPAALNGTRTVVAAVYLDPLVNAPANTNWPAIMTSSMGSNGLNLMLFYSIGGDNYSLVFSPSVWSNGGSTTVGDARFSGFHIVAYVTGSTADSTVDQLYIDGNEVGGYRTQGRSAGAQSSGNLFLGASGAGYWTGGASETMYRVLTYASALTPEQVRSATAAVRSDIVTRGVAVAPPVTRPIAPQLHAIGDSITYGAGVSSPWPSLLSLTGQPAYTIRNWGISGIKAIEVNGTESNRAALSCRTSTGASSVAVLLLGTNDFGYGTRTAEEVFREIAGEIGTLKDAGCTVFVGTMLSRPGTDPNGNTGDVNKDNLDNMILQRAKLAGAAGVVDFAANPLLGADGANLGASFQGDHLHPTQTGQQMMATAASNTLNYYFGYTLTNANAVTASTYTLASGDGAVTAAITANAAWTMPDCTGPSGAEYTITNPQSAYTLTITGQPNQPINGLATPVTVPANATVTLHDVPNPKNVSGCHWAM
- a CDS encoding phosphatidylinositol kinase, whose protein sequence is MYPALTNAEEFTGLAVLAVQAIRRMRGGAQSQLMLGADGKLWVVKFQNNPQHLRVLANELIATRLAAAIGLSVPNSDVVEVTQWLIANTPAMRLEGLSEQRRPYTAGLQFGSQFVGGLMPGQVLDYLPEPQLEEVRNLREFAGILCIDKWTGNSNGRQAVFERRPRERRYRASFIDQGFCFNAGEWNFLDSPLRGVYQRNLVYAGATGWKSFEPWLTRVEEMRPDALWRIAEVVPPEWYANDAPALERLMEQLLARRERVREMIAAFRDSTRNPFPLWNTSASVTVPRQFAAINSSEGLVM